The genomic segment GCCTGGGCCTGGCCGGATTTCTGGGCCAGGCGGCGTACCTGGACATCTCGCGCAACGCCTCGGTCGATGCGCCGCTGTTCCGCCGCCTCAAGGCGCTCTCGCGCGAGGGCGCGCACCAGCCCATGGAGGTCAATTGCCTGCGCCTGCCGGAGGGCGGCCTGGCCCTGGTCCTGCGCCCGGCCCTCTCCGCCCTGCCCCACGAGGGCGCGGAGCACATGGCTCTGCACGACGCCCTCACCGGGCTGCCCAACCGCGTCCTGCTGCTGGACCGCCTGCGCCAGACCCTGGCCCGGGTGCGCCGCCACCAGGACTTCGCCGCCGTGGTCTTCATCGACCTGGACGGCTTCAAGCCCATCAACGACACCTACGGCCACGAGTGCGGCGACGAGGTGCTGCGCGTGACGGCCGCCAGACTCCTTGAGGTAACCCGCGAGGGCGACACGGCCTCGCGCATCGGCGGCGACGAGTTCGTAATGGTGCTGGGGGAGTTGAAAAACGGCCTGCACGCGGGGCTCACGGGCAACCGGGTGATCAAGTCCATCACGCAGCCCATCCCCTGGCAGGGCGGGAGCGTGCGGGTGAGCGCGAGCCTGGGCATCTCCGTGGCCCCCACCGACGGGCTCGACCCCGAGACCCTGCTCAAGAAGGCCGACGAGGCCATGTACGTGGCCAAGAAGTCCGGCAAGAACGGCTATTCCTTCGCCAACGAGTCCGTCTACTTCGAGTGAGGCCCCATGAATCCGGAAGCATTGGATCAATTGGCCCGGCTCGTGGCCGAAGCGCTCAAGCCCGCCCTGCGCGAGAACATCCGCGAAATCCTGCGGGAGGAGCTGCACTCCTGCACCCCCAAGCTCTCGGCCAAGGAGTTGGCCGACGACGGCTTCTTCAGGCGTCTCAACGAGGAAATCATGGGCCGCCTGGGCGACATCTACCGGGAGATATCCTCCTTCCAGGGGCCGCCCTCGGGCCGGGGAACCCCGGAAGACGCCCTCCAGGCCGGGGAACTCATGGACGAGGCCTCCCACCGCCTGGACCAGGTGATCCAGGCCACCGAGAAGGCCACCTTCGAGATCATCGAGCTGGTGGAGCGCAGCATGTCCGTGCCAGACGAGATCTTGCACCTCTTCCGCTCGAGCGTCTGCGACGGCCACGTGCAGGAGCAGGCCCAGGCCCTCTGCCAGCGCCTCTCCCAGGACATGGTGCAGATCATGACCTGCCTCTCCTTCCAGGACCTCACGGGACAGCGCATCAAGCGCGTCATCGACATGCTGGGCAGGGTGCGCGACATGGTGGCCGAACTCTACGTGTCCACGGGCCTGCTGGTGAAGGCCCAGGAAATGGACCCGGGCCAGCCCCTGGAGGAGCTCAAGCGCGACGCCAAGGCCAAGGTCTCCCAGTCCGACGTGGACGACCTGCTGGCCCAGCTGAACACCTAGCGCCGTGGCGCTTTTAAGCCTCGCCGACCGTCCGCCCCGGCCGCCCGCATGAACGGCCCCGGGGACGCGCACCGGCCGCGCACCGGCGCTCCCGCTCCGGCGGCTTGATCCTAGAACACCCGGCGGAACTGGTTGAGCACGTCGCCGGGGATGTTGAAGAGCCCCTTGAACACGTTGACGATGGTGTCTCCGATCACCTTGGACTTGTCCACGTCCATCTTGGGGTCGTAGAGCGGCCCGGAGACGCGCACGGGCACCTCGCCCACGTCGGGCACCTGGGCTATGAGG from the Fundidesulfovibrio magnetotacticus genome contains:
- a CDS encoding sensor domain-containing diguanylate cyclase encodes the protein MPIRQLLHLSFDPACLADSNGRVLAVNAAFQDVLGVDAAGLEGLGLAGFLGQAAYLDISRNASVDAPLFRRLKALSREGAHQPMEVNCLRLPEGGLALVLRPALSALPHEGAEHMALHDALTGLPNRVLLLDRLRQTLARVRRHQDFAAVVFIDLDGFKPINDTYGHECGDEVLRVTAARLLEVTREGDTASRIGGDEFVMVLGELKNGLHAGLTGNRVIKSITQPIPWQGGSVRVSASLGISVAPTDGLDPETLLKKADEAMYVAKKSGKNGYSFANESVYFE
- a CDS encoding protein phosphatase CheZ, with product MNPEALDQLARLVAEALKPALRENIREILREELHSCTPKLSAKELADDGFFRRLNEEIMGRLGDIYREISSFQGPPSGRGTPEDALQAGELMDEASHRLDQVIQATEKATFEIIELVERSMSVPDEILHLFRSSVCDGHVQEQAQALCQRLSQDMVQIMTCLSFQDLTGQRIKRVIDMLGRVRDMVAELYVSTGLLVKAQEMDPGQPLEELKRDAKAKVSQSDVDDLLAQLNT